ataaaaagattaaataccAAACCTGTTGTCGATACAcaatattacttaaaaaaaaaattactctTTGATTACAAATTTGTACAAATAACGAATTACATTGGGACAAATAAGCGTGAGACGTTCAAACAAATGGTCGAATCGCTGATCAAACGCAGCTCGAGGAATCATCGCGATCAGAAACAAAGCAAACAGTAACATTCTCACTGATCTGTTGATCATCAACAATCACTACATACAAACACTCATCTGTTAAATAACTCCATCAAACCAACCTAATCCTCCATTCGCCATTTAACTAAAAAACACTTTCAAAGTAGTTTCCACTACCAAATTTCTTCATCCAATCAATACAATATACAAGAATCCACTCGATGATTCACCCAAAGTCCCAAAACCGAAATTCCATCGAAAAAAATCTCAGATATGGTTCAAGTCGTAGAATAGCGATCAAGTCTCTTCCAGATCTCTGATTTGAACGCGAAAGCTGTCTTGGATCTCGACTAGGCTCTTGCCAGTGTTGTCCTTGACCACTATAGCGCAGAATAACGCTACGAGCCAGCATATGCCAGCAGAGACCCACATCACCTTCGTACCGCCTAGATAAATCACTATTTCGTCGAAAGTCATCGACGCCATTAGCGAAATCAGCCAGCCAATGGCGACCACGCACGAGACAACCGGGGTCTTCACTTCTTCTGGCAAGGAGTCTCCCAGGATTGACCAGGAAATTGGTCCCAGACCCAAGTTGAAGGAGGCGAATGTCAGCGTGATCCACGTTGGCGACATCCAGAAGTAGATGTCCTCGTATTCTGGGTCCATGTCGCGTAGATTGAAGTACCAGCCTGGAATGTGTAACGAAATGGTTGAGATTTACGTTGGTGTTAAGTTATTAAGCAGAGGGATGCAATGATCTGTGTCGTTTGTGGTTGATATTGAGTTGTTGGATTATGGGTTGATGAGAAAGTTGAAGGGTAGGACGCAACGTTGGTTTTTGGCTTGATGTTGATACTGAGTTGTTGAGAAAAAGTTGAGGGAAGTTGGTGTTGAATTGTTGGGGAAAGAGACGCAATGATTGTGTCACTTTGATTGTGTCACAAGTTGAAAGATAGGATGCAACGTTGGTTTCTAGTTTTATGTTGATACTAAGTTGCTGAGAGATATGGTGTAATGGTGATTTATGGTTTAGATGTTGATTTAAGTTGCTAAAGGAGGGGATGTGATGGTGATTCATGGTTTACTGTTGATATTGAACTCTTGGACCATGAGTTGGAGACAATGCTGAAGTGAAATAACGAAATGGTGATTTATGATTTAGTGTTGACACTGAGTTGTAATGCTATGAGTTAGAAAGGAAGTTGAGAGAAGTTGCTACAATAATATTTGTTTAACAATGTTTTCGTAACAAAAGTGCTATAAGAATGATTCGTGCTCTGGTGttgatattacattttaagTTTGATTTGTTGAAAACACAGTTGAAAAGAAAGTTAAGGCAAGTGTTGCGATAATGACCCATAATATGCTGTTGACATTAGCTTGTAGAGCAAAATTTATTGGATCACAGCTAGACTAGGATCATGATTTATTAGAAACTTGTGCAGTTGAAGGAAAAGCTGAAAGAAGTGATATAATGGTGATTTATTATTTGCTGCTGACATTCGGTTCTTAAGTATGATTTGTTGAATCACGTGCCACGTTCAACCAAGATTTATCGAGAATCTAATTTCTATCGTTTCTGAGCGACAGGTTGCATATACAGATCGAGGGGAAACATTATCACGCGAAATTTTTGCACTCGAAACATATATGTTCTATTTTGAAATGTTCATTTAGCGATTGAAGAGCAAACTCGATATAGAGGAATGGATGTATCGTCTATTTTGGTTTCCTGTTGCACGATCTATAATATCCCCTGAAAGTATTGCAGAAGAGATCGTATTTTAAGCTGGACGGTGGCCAGCATCGCAGATGTGCTCGCGTTGTGCGAGTCGATTTTTCTTTAGATATTACGCCCGCCAGAAATAAACAAATGCACCGCTCTCGATTTTTATCGAGTGTTTATACGCGACGGGTGCATTAACGTGAATCGAACGAAATTGCGAATGCGCGTACGTAATAAGCGTCAATCGTCAAACGCGGCTGTTATTGTGAACACGGGTCGCTCTCTTAATTATTTGGAAACGAATAATAATTATAGAAGTCGTCGGTACGAGTATAAAGTGAAAACGTATTCCAATTCCAATTACGCGGAATCGATCCAAATTATAATTGCAAATTGTTTTCCCCACATTTCACGCTTCTAACGAAATTTCAGTTATCTCTGAAAAAACATTTCTCTAAAATTCTATTTCAGCGCGTGGAAATAATTATTCATTAGatttaaaaattagaaaattaatttaaaatagcTCTATCGAGAAATTACAAATTGCGTCTGAATTAGCGGAAAATTGCACGTATAAAAAAATAATGTACCAGTAATTTATTTCGCAGCTTGTAAAAGTGAAATAAAATTTGTTTAGGCGATTCTTTCTGCTCGAGGAAATGGAATATGCAGATTTTGATAAAATAAAGAGTTTAATAGGATGAAAGTAACCCTACATTTAAAAAGAAGCCGATAGTGCACGTGGTAACATCCATATTAGGCAttcgatataattattcaatcgACTTCAGTTAAAATTTGTCGAAAAATCAAACTTTGTAGAAAAAAAATGTCGCACTACACTTTCTCCCCTGTTTTAAACGTAGTTAATAACCTCTTGTTCGTTGTATCAATAGTATTTCATTTATCTGTCAGTTAGTCAAATTCCACTTGTTGATTTTCCAATTTTTCCAAACCTGAATCTCAAATGAAGAAATATAATCCTATAttttatatctatttttcacataaattccaAGACTCTTTATGTGCATGAATACTGGATTGACAAGAGAGTATTTTCAATTTTACAGCAAGAAATAAAATTCATATCTTTACGTACAAGAGATTAAATTTCAATCGATCACTTATTTTCTTAACTAAACTTAAATTCAACTGATACCAAATATCAAAAGAAAAAATCGCAACATTGACAGAAAGTCATTCAAAACCATCACAACGAGTACTCTAAATACTTTTTTTGTCAACTCAATATGTACATGTAACCTCTTCAGAACAAGTTAAACGAACCAAAGGATTTCTTCTGAAGGAAATAAAAATTTTTCTTAACCCGTTAACCGAGGGATTCCCTTTTTAATTACACAGCATATAACGTTTACGTTCGACGTATTTATACGTCCCTCTCGGTTAACAGTTTAATCGCATTCTGATTCGTATTTCGTAATCTTTTTTCGCAATTTACCTAACAGTATGAGGAACACTCCCATGAGAAGGGACGAGACGGTCAAGAGAATGCGACGTCCAACCAGGTCGACGAGGAACGCGGCTACGAGCGATACAAATATTTGAACTGCGCCGACCACCAGCGTCTGCTCGCTTCCGGTCAGTTCACCGGAACCGCTGGTGTCGAACAGCATCAGCGCGTAGAATATCATCGTGTTGATGCCGCACATGTGGTAGCCCAATGTCGTCACAAAACAGGTCGCGATGGCGCGCAGAACGCGGCGGTTCTTCAGTAGCCTCAGATTCAACtgctaccaaaatggcggccaTTAGTAGTAGTCGAGTTAAACGGGGTTTTCTAATttcttaatttaataattgGTTAATAAACGAAGCAGCAAAATGGAATGTATGGCGATAAGGTTCGTTTGTAAACTTTGCAAATTATTTTTGATTTACTGAAAAAGAGTGTctcaattttattaattaaaaatcaTGCTTCCAATGGAACCTTCTTTAAACAATATTTTGAAACTGGTTTTAGTAATTACAGGTGTAGcaaaattttattttacattCGTGAACAGCAATTATGAAATGCTCGACTCTCGTGTTTAAAAAACGAAAGCTTTTTGAATTACTCTGATGAATATCGTCTGTGAAATTTATTGGAGCGTACATAAAGTATTGTAAATTAAATTCTGTGCAAAGAGAAGGACATATTCGTTTTTATCTtccaaaaaaaagaaagcaaagcATATTCTATCATTCTATCATTCTTAGAATTTAACGTCGTGATTTAGATTTCTCAATTATTGAACGAAATTGTCGTCTCGTGTTACTGGAAATGGATCGTTCGTACCTTTCGCTGACCAGTGACAAGGATCAGTCGCTTCGTCTCGTTGATCTCGCGCTGGACATCGTAAGTGTCGCCGCGATACCATCTCAATGATTTTTCCGCATTGATCTGGTCGTCCCTCGACAAATAGTAGAGCGGGCTCTCTGGTAATAGTTTCACTGGCACGATCGAGAGGCACGCGAGCCCGCAGATCACGCTGTACCTTTACGAGAAAGAATTTGATTTACGCGCGGCTCTCAGAAAAATGGACGCCCGTGTCAACCGTGATTTAATAAATCGAGCCACTCTCGAGGGCGATCGAGCCGTTCGCTGGCCAGTCTAAAGCTTTAGAAATTCATTTCCATCATTTTTCACACTTAGCCCCTTTAACCCTTTGGCATACGAAGACGTCTTCTGTGCAGTCGCGAACGTTGATGTCTCTGGAACGtggatttaatttcttttatgATTTGTGGAACTGTAATGTCTTTTAATTCGTGTGTCAAAGGGTTATGTTCGGATAAAAGTGTCGATgaacttttttcttcgtttAAAAGTATGATTTTTAGAGTATTATTAAAGAAAGCTTTGAGATTCTTGGCTAAAAGCTGAAGAGATAATGAGAAAAAGAAGATTGAAAAATGTTTTGAGGGTGATTTAATTTGTGAATCGCTGAAAATTAATTTTCCCTTGCAATTTGAAGAATTATAGCTACAAGTTTCAATAGTAGAAAGATAATATAAAGGCATGAGTAAGAAGAATGTGTTTTTTCTAAAGAAGAAGGTAACTTGTGTATGCTgaaatgtttaaaaaaataatatcaAAAGATCTGATatcagaaaaaaaaaatttaattctaAGAATTCGTCTTATGTTCAAGTTAATGTGCAACTAATAATGTGTAACTCTTTTATCGtcgaaaataatgaaaaaaagTTAAAAGTATAGAAATTTCGAATTATCTGCCGAATGAAAGCTAACAAAAATAAAATGAGAGTGCATTAAAACGTTAAGCTGAGTTGTTGCACACTCGAAATAACACGAAACAGGAACAACTACGCGACGTTACACGCGCAATCGCACGGCGTGCAACAAAATAATTTTACGTTGTTCCAACATGCATTCAAATTCCAATTCAATTAAACTTCGACCACCTACAACTACCAGCGAACTATTTAATTTTACAACTGGACCTACCAAGCTGAGAGAAAATTAAACGGTTAAATTAACGCAACGACCAGCAGTTGGTCCAGCAAATATTCATACAAATTTGTTTGATCTTAACAGAGATCCGAcgacttcaaacaaatgttttTCGTGTCAGATCACTGAAAATACTTAATAAAGACGAAATGTACGTGTACCTCCACGAGCTCGTTTGTTCGTCGATAGCATGAGCGATCCAAAATGCGTACATGACGCCACAGTTGACGAGAAGCTGAAACAAACCGAGCAGACGTCCTCGAATTTCCTTACTCGCGATTTCAGCCACGTAAATTGGCGTGAAAACACAGAAAACACCAGCGCAGATACCACAGATCAGTCTGCCCATTATGAATAACAAAACCTGAAAGTTCAGAAAAATCATCATCATCTTAGTACTTCAAAAAATAACACAACTGGTACCATATGGGTTACCAGCTTCGTTTAAAAGTACAAACAGAGTTTTTTAAATCTCTCTGTACACAATATGTAACGTAATTCCAATTTTATTTCATCTTATAGTGATTTCAAACTTTTTCGTTTAAAATCCATGCGAGGAATGATGCATTTAATTATTCAACAAATATAAATAATTGCAGAATTGCTAATTTAATAGCAATAAATGTACTCCAAGTGTTTTTACACTTTTGAACAAATTATCTACGTTCCACGATTTCTTAAACACTTTGTTACATTTCCAAAGGCTATTTTCACCCCTTTGCACGCAGCTTGCATCTCAATTCGTATTTTCAAGATTGTCAGAAGCTGCCTAGCGACAGTAACAGTTAATTACCTTCTGGCAATGGTGGCTGATCATCAGCAACCACGTCCAAATCAAAATAGGCATCGTCCAGAACATGATATTCGGTCTGGAGACTCGTCCAGCGACGAACGGCATCAGGATCGCCCCAATGCAAACACCGCCATTCAAAATGCCTCCGATGAGACCAATCTCAGTCGCAGTCGCGTCGAAATAGTTCTTCAACACTGTGCTGGCCTtcgaattccaacctagcgagATGCCAAACGCGAAGCCACCAAGGGACGCTGGAATTTCACGAACAAACACGATCGTCAACCCCCTTTCAACCCTTCTGGGTGTTTCTTTCCTCTGTTTCCTCTTCTTCCTTATGTTTTTCCATGCGTCGCGTTAATTGTTGGTCGCGTCACTAATTTAATGAAAAGAATCGCGTCCTTCGTGAAGGAAACATTTGTCTCCTTGGTTTTATCGTTTTTTATTGGCgaaattttaccatgaaacagggtTGTCGGCCCTAAATTCGTTCAACGAGTTGTGCTTTGCGCGCGAAAGGTTGCCTTTGTCTTAACTGACGTGAGTGAGCGTGAATATATTTTTTGCCGCGAAAAAAGAAGGTATCTGTTTCCGTGCGTGCGTGTTTTTTGAGGTTCGTCAATAACTGGACACGTGGAAATAATTTTGTGTACCCAAAGGAGTGAGCTGACGCGATCGAAGCGTTGAGATATCGAACGAAATGTCGTGGCGATTTTTTagataaaaaaattgtaaatttgATGAAATTTATTTTCCTCGATTTTAATTAAA
This Xylocopa sonorina isolate GNS202 chromosome 12, iyXylSono1_principal, whole genome shotgun sequence DNA region includes the following protein-coding sequences:
- the LOC143429897 gene encoding facilitated trehalose transporter Tret1 → MTPASINDNVHEIRRLNQYIGAFLASLGGFAFGISLGWNSKASTVLKNYFDATATEIGLIGGILNGGVCIGAILMPFVAGRVSRPNIMFWTMPILIWTWLLMISHHCQKVLLFIMGRLICGICAGVFCVFTPIYVAEIASKEIRGRLLGLFQLLVNCGVMYAFWIAHAIDEQTSSWRYSVICGLACLSIVPVKLLPESPLYYLSRDDQINAEKSLRWYRGDTYDVQREINETKRLILVTGQRKLNLRLLKNRRVLRAIATCFVTTLGYHMCGINTMIFYALMLFDTSGSGELTGSEQTLVVGAVQIFVSLVAAFLVDLVGRRILLTVSSLLMGVFLILLGWYFNLRDMDPEYEDIYFWMSPTWITLTFASFNLGLGPISWSILGDSLPEEVKTPVVSCVVAIGWLISLMASMTFDEIVIYLGGTKVMWVSAGICWLVALFCAIVVKDNTGKSLVEIQDSFRVQIRDLEET